One genomic segment of Trichoplusia ni isolate ovarian cell line Hi5 chromosome 5, tn1, whole genome shotgun sequence includes these proteins:
- the LOC113494231 gene encoding uncharacterized protein LOC113494231, translated as MTVTKKPKNPEDIAFDEEPVLALENAFAAFRLTRPRSPRPPLPAIFFNSTYFDSFFQRCNYCVTKYFNLEPWDLTLGFYDKDYCSCSLKRIVNRVKGLPEDTGLNTLRDCPHRVIPHNFALEIDN; from the exons ATGACTGTTACGAAGAAGCCAAAAAATCCGGAGGATATTGCGTTTGATGAGGAACCTGTTCTTGCCTTGGAAAATGCGTTTGCAGCATTTAGGCTGACTCGTCCGAGGTCCCCGCGGCCTCCTCTGCCTGCTATCTTCTTCAACAGCACCTATTTCGACAGCTTTTTCCAACGCTGCAACTACTGCG TTACCAAATACTTCAATCTGGAGCCATGGGACCTGACCCTGGGCTTCTACGACAAGGACTATTGTAGCTGCTCCTTGAAGAGGATTGTGAACCGTGTCAAGGGCCTGCCGGAGGATA CAGGACTGAATACTCTGAGGGACTGTCCTCACCGTGTGATTCCTCACAATTTCGCCCTAGAAATTGATAACTAA